TGGTAACGATGAAACTAAATTTGTTCTTCGTTATATTAAAAATAAAAATGTCAAAACTAAAGAAAGGAAAAGTAATGAAATCAATAAAAGGCAATTTGATAGTTAAAAATAAACTATTTAAAAATGCTTATTTACACGACAAGAAAATATATAATTCTATTTTTATAAATTGTGTATTTAGAAATATTACTTTTTCTGCTGAATTTTCAAAAGTCAAATTTAAAAATTGTAAATTTCAAAGTTGCATATTTGAGTTTGATTCTGAATGAAGAAAGATAAGATTTATTGAATGCTCATTTACAAAAAATTTATTCTTTCCCAAAACTTTTAAACATATTTATTTCAAGTCAAATATATTTTACAAAAATTTAACAAGTGGAAATATATTAGAAAATAATAAGTTTGTATATAAAGTTAAAGGTATTAAGGATATTTCCCAAATCACGTGAGGTGATCATTATTAAAAATTATCCTACGTTAGTTGATATAAAATATGTTTCAAATGGAATACCAAAAATAAGTAAAAAAGCAAATTGATATAAGTCAGGTGAATATTTAAATTATATTTCCAGAGACGAAGCTGTAATGAAAATTGATTTCACAAAAGAAGAAATTGCTTTGTTAAGTGAAAAAAAGAAACAAGCTGAAATTAAATTCAAAGAAGAAATTAATGAATTAAACAGTTTATTGGGTACTCTAGATTTAGATGATAAAAAAGATTTAATTAAAACAACAAGGAAAAAAAGTTTTAAAGATTATTATTTAGCATTAAGTGAAATTACTGCACAAAAGAAATATAAAACTGGTCTTTATGATCTAAACGGTGAAATAAGTAAGAAAGCTTTATATTGAAAAAAACAGGCGTTTAAAAAAATTGATGCTGATAACCAAATTGTTTGATCAGGTGTTATTTCTTTTTCTAATGATTTCATGGAGAAGCAACAAATTTACAATGGACATGAATTTCATAAAATTGTTTCAAATAACTTAAAAGAATTTTTTTAAAATTTAATGATTTTAACATTAAACAAATGGAAACTGTTTTGGCTTTTCATAAAAATACAGACAATACACATTTTCATTTTTCTTTCTTTGAAAAAGTTCCAACAAAATGAAATGGAAATGAAAAAGAATTTAGAAAAATGGGAAAACTGGACAAAAATTCAATAAGAGATTTAGAACTAAATATAACTCATTCTATAAAAACAACAAAACAAACATTTGATGATTTATTTAAAAGTAAAGACAATGTCAGAGAACAATATAATTTAAATTTACTTGATTACAAAAAAGTTTTTGATGATTTAGTAAATTCTACTCAATTACCTAATAAAGTGATTAATAAACTGAGTAATAAAATTAAAAAAATTTCTTCAGAGAATTTTAATTTAACTTTTGGTTCTAAAAAACTTAGTCATAAAACAAGAAAAGAAATAGTTAATTTAACTTATACATTTATTGATTCAGTACCAGAATTAAAATCATCGTTTGATGAATTTCAAAAAGAAAATACAGTTTATGCTAAACAAGAGTTTAAGCGTTTTTTGAAAACTTATAAAAATGAGTATAGTGAAATTGATAATATTAAGAATTTTGATTTAACAAATGAAGAAAAAGGTTGAGATTATAATTTCAATTTAGATGACGAAAAGGAATTTTTAAAATTTAAAAAAATCAGTTTTTTAATAAAAATATTTTAAGCAAAGATGAAAATAATAATTTTCAAGGAATAATACCTAATTTAGCAAACATATTAATTCAAGAATTGAAAGAATACGATAATGCAAAAGCAAAACAAAGGAATTTCAATAATATAAAAAATAAACTTGATTTTACTAAAAAAGATTATTCTGAGGAAAAGTGAAAGCAAAACAAAATAAATTATCAAGTTAATAATGTAATTAATAAATATTATTTACAGGCAAAAAAAACGCAAATTTATTACAAAGAACAATTGATTACAATAAATTAACAAATAACAAACTTTTTAATTAAGGAGATCTATGGCATTTATTAAAACTAACGGTCAAGTGATATTAAACATCAAAACAGTGCATTTAAAAAACACTTTTAAAATTACAAAAACATTTGATAATGAAACAGGTAAGGAAAAAAAATTAAAGTTTTTTCAGTTAAAATCCCTTCATCATTAATACCCATGTCTGAAAATTTTTGTTGAATAAATGTTAGTGAGTATTATTGTCAAATGCAAGAACTTGAATGAGAAGCTAAGACAAATAATAAATCATGAAAATTAACTATTGATCCACTTAAAAAATATAGTGTATATAAAAATATTCAAGGCGACGTTAAAGAAATATATCAGTTAAGTGGCGAATCAATCATTAAATATTTTATTGAACAAGAACAAGAAAGAAAAATTTATACGTCAAAATTTTATATAAAAAATGATTAATGAAAGGAGAAAAGAATGAGCGGATCAATGACGATATCAATAATTTGTTTAATTGTTCTTTCGATTGTGTTTTCAATAATTCTTGGAATATTAGCTATCAATAAATATAGATTTTTTAAAAAAGAGTCAAAAGAAAAAGATTTTTCAACAGATAGGAATGACATCAAAACTAAAAATAAAAAAGAGTTTAAAAAACTCTTCGAAATATATTTAATTATATTTTCTGCAAACGTTCTTCTGGTTAATGTCTTAGTTATGATTGGTTTTTTAACTCAGATTTAATTTTGAAAGATAAATACATATTTCAACCACCAAAAACATTTAGTTGAATATATCCAATTGCAATTATTATTGTGGTCATAACTTCGGTTAAAAGTTTTAATGAAAAATTATAAAGCTTAACAAGGAAATCATCATTTCAAGCAAGGGTATATAAACCTAAGAAACCGATTGCTAAAATAATGAAAATATTTATTCCTCAAACAGTGAAAAATACTATAATTTGTTTTTTAAATAATTCCAAAGATCAGGTCTCTATTGGTCAATCATATTTATTACTTAGCCAGTAAATCAATCCTATTAAAATAATGAAACCAATAGATATAAGAATTGGTATGTACATCATTGAAAGTATTTTCTCTAAAAAAATTCAATACATAATAATATTCTCTTTTCCATAATCATTATACCAATACAAATAGGAGATGATGTTTATCACAAAATTAACCAAAACAGAATATATAAAAGACTTTGCAACTAAACACAATATAAGCCAACGCAAAGCTAAAGGCTTAATAAAT
This region of Mesoplasma melaleucae genomic DNA includes:
- the mobL gene encoding relaxase MobL; translation: MIIIKNYPTLVDIKYVSNGIPKISKKANWYKSGEYLNYISRDEAVMKIDFTKEEIALLSEKKKQAEIKFKEEINELNSLLGTLDLDDKKDLIKTTRKKSFKDYYLALSEITAQKKYKTGLYDLNGEISKKALYWKKQAFKKIDADNQIVWSGVISFSNDFMEKQQIYNGHEFHKIVSNNLKEFF